Proteins from one Thermococcus bergensis genomic window:
- a CDS encoding IMP cyclohydrolase codes for MRYVGRMVGVGLKEGKPFAFYRVSSRSFPNRTAKLRGDEVEVINITETNNPYVSYTAVKIFKDYAVVSNGSHTTFIAQALEWEKPKKALIHILDAMDYERDTLNTPRIGGVIQKYKDKAFLGFAGRDELWVKKVELEEGRAFFTATYNVEGIETLSLDFGDEEELAERVLKLKFAHPVLAVGVLDSGDGFRIGIKNKN; via the coding sequence ATGAGATACGTTGGGAGAATGGTTGGCGTTGGATTAAAAGAGGGTAAACCTTTCGCTTTCTATCGTGTTAGTTCTCGCTCTTTTCCCAATAGAACAGCAAAACTTAGGGGAGACGAAGTTGAGGTGATAAATATAACGGAGACAAACAATCCATATGTGAGCTACACAGCCGTGAAAATTTTCAAGGACTATGCAGTGGTTAGCAATGGCTCTCACACAACGTTCATTGCTCAAGCTTTGGAGTGGGAAAAGCCAAAAAAGGCCCTAATTCACATTTTGGATGCTATGGATTATGAGAGAGATACCTTGAATACGCCAAGGATTGGGGGAGTGATACAAAAGTATAAAGATAAGGCTTTTTTGGGCTTCGCTGGAAGGGATGAGCTTTGGGTGAAAAAAGTTGAGCTTGAGGAAGGAAGGGCATTTTTCACCGCTACATACAATGTTGAGGGCATTGAAACCCTGAGCTTAGACTTTGGCGATGAGGAGGAGCTGGCTGAGAGGGTTTTAAAATTAAAGTTCGCCCATCCAGTTTTGGCGGTTGGAGTCCTTGACTCTGGAGATGGGTTTAGGATAGGAATAAAAAACAAAAACTAA
- the ribH gene encoding 6,7-dimethyl-8-ribityllumazine synthase — protein sequence MIYEGEYKGEGLKIGIVVSRFNDLLTKELLDGALDCLKRHGVKDLDIFKVPGAFEIPFITKELAKKEKYDAILALGAVVKGETYHFDLVANEVAKGVAHINLTYETPVIFGVITVDDGLQGLDRAGIKSNKGFEYALATLEMANLRKKIKNI from the coding sequence ATGATTTATGAAGGTGAATATAAGGGCGAAGGCTTGAAAATAGGTATAGTTGTAAGCAGATTTAATGATTTGCTGACTAAGGAGCTTTTAGATGGAGCATTGGACTGTCTTAAGAGACATGGTGTCAAAGATTTAGACATCTTTAAGGTTCCTGGAGCATTTGAAATCCCATTTATCACAAAAGAACTAGCAAAAAAAGAGAAATACGATGCGATTTTAGCGTTAGGAGCTGTCGTTAAAGGAGAAACGTATCACTTCGATTTGGTTGCCAATGAAGTTGCAAAAGGAGTAGCCCATATAAACTTAACCTACGAAACTCCTGTAATATTTGGTGTTATAACCGTTGATGATGGGTTGCAAGGATTAGATAGAGCTGGAATAAAGTCAAATAAAGGTTTTGAATATGCTTTAGCTACTTTAGAGATGGCAAATTTAAGAAAGAAAATAAAAAACATTTAG